In Gossypium hirsutum isolate 1008001.06 chromosome A10, Gossypium_hirsutum_v2.1, whole genome shotgun sequence, the DNA window aggtaaggaagtttgtactagcttttgaaattttagttgatattgagtgagttatcaagtgatttttgtaaaccatgttgaaattttgattttgggggtgagtatggttttcggctataaaagattaataagggtgatgattgtgtttcatgctaaacttagatgaataatggtagttgctcacatcttgatatctatgagttcctttcttggttctaccatagacccccaaagtatatgtttattgggtgttgttggaggtttatgatagaagctaatgagtgagagtttgataggcaccatgaggttaaacttcatgagattgtaagcttgtaagttggatgatgaaattcatgctttgtgaaggtaaaaggagtagaaggagcattcggccatgaagaaaaaaaagagagcaaagggggaaatttatgatgaattaagtgttaaatggaatgaaaatgatattatatgggggtatgtatattcggccatatgagtaaatatatagatgatgttaaatttgattatgtataatgggcattaagatgtggaacataagaaatgtagtatatgtggatttacatgatgttatagttgacattgtgcatatacacatgcattcggccatctaattgagtatgaaggtggtgttaaatctaattgtgatgcccattccgaagtatatatatacatatatatatacataagtatgccattcgtgatgttacctttaattatgtgtgtaatcgactaaatgggtaattagtgtggatggttgccgaatatacaaacatacatatgcatgtgtaattgaattatgaatgtttagcaagatggttaaactagttgatttattgatcaagctcaaggagttaaaggaggagaattgagcaaaggcaaagaaaagatcatcgagtagccgagttggaaccatcttacccaacacgaggtaagtcattaagcatgtagttggtattatttcaaatggtcataatgtttatgtattgatgctgaatggaatgaataaatatacatatatatatgcatgtacgtatgtgatgatgaaattgttgaatgaaaagaaaagaggtaagatgtactgagttgttgatctcggcactaaacgtgcggatataaccatttatgaccatgagattggcgctaagtgcgcgggattaaattgtacagcactaagtgtgcgatttgactatgttgcactaagtgtgcgaaatgaatatgatgcactaagtgtgcgaattgaccatgcggcactaagtgtgcgagtttgactatgtagcactaagtgtgcgatttgattacgtagcactaagtgtgcgagttgattatatagcactgagtgtgcggactcaatatgcattcgtgaaacattatggacactacgtgtgcgacactattgagtcgatcgcggacagcggatcgggtaagtgtcttgagtacatggctaataggtgctatgcttatacttggtgttgagctcggtaagtttgaacctatgtgacaaatatacttgaagtcacgtacataaaatttatcgtaggatgggtgaaaggccgtttagtcgtttgattgtaacgaaaataaattgatttatgaaaatgcttcaatgtcctattgatgagtatatggaatgtgaatgcatgaattgatatgaaattgaatcgataggttggaggaactatggtatggttcggtatggatggagtaaattgtctcgttccattttgtttcctcttgtgataatgttattgatggatggtagtgcattgcttatgacttactgagttataaactcactcggtgtttccttgtcacccattataggttgcttggactcatctatttttgcggggtcaggccgtcatcgaagtcatcacaccggatagcaagtttggtactttctccttagttggcttagaagaacattttggcatgtataagctattacgttgtgtttgaactttggcatgtaaactttaagccatgcgaaaatggcacgaatgttcgattgagttggatcaagggtaggcatgaaatggacctagttactttcgtaacagatgctggcagcagcagtgtcatgagattgaaaaatcactaaaaatagtaggagtggaattaattgatgaataaattatgtaatcgaagctcgatgagtctgttttcttgaggaagtaacgaaaagatcatatgggcagaatattaagagataatcagatttttgtgggacagggccagaacggtttctggattccctgctccgactttggaaattcattataaattaaccagagataattaggggtcgtaccatatatgtaaagattcctctctgagtctagttttcatagaaacaaacggaattagtattgaagcctcgtgcagggagatatccaagtcgtaatgggcaaaggtcagtgtagtcgacccctgcaacttgggagactttgactaataaactgtactaattggcccgaccaaaaattctagaaaaaaaatacatagatgggcacatgagtctagtttctgggaaaaattacgaaactgatttccgagttacaaaactcaagatatgatttttaaaacgactagtacacagattgggcagtgtctggaaaataaattttataaggggttaaagtcagttaacacctcgtgttcgactccggtgtcggtttcgggttcggggtgttacatgaagttCCATTCGACCCTATCATATGCTTTACTCATGTCAAGTTTAACTGCCATAAATCCTTTCTTCCCTAATCTCTTGTGTTTCAGCAAATGCAATATTTCGTAGGCTAATAAAATATTATCTGATACTAAATGGCCTGACATAAAGGCATTTTGTTGCGCACCATCAATACATTTCTCAATAACTCCTCTAAGCCTATTTGCGATTaccttggccaaaattttgtAAAGTACATTACATAGACTAATTGGTCGAAACTGTGTCATATTAGAAGGATTGGAAACTTTTGGAATAAGCACTATATTAGTAGAATTAATTGAACTAACCTCTATGTCCCTATTTAGAAGTTGTAAACAAAAGAAGGTGACTTCCTCTCCAATAATATGCCAGCATTTTTGATAAAAAAGGCTTAGGAATCCATCTTCCCCTGGTGCCTTTGTGGGTCCCTGTCAAACACTGTTTCTTGAATTTCCTCCTTTATGTATGTTGCTGTAAGCTTTTGATTATCTTCCTCACAGACACACCGATCAATTCCTGTCATCAAATGGTCATAGTTTCCCCTTTCCCCTACTGAAAACAACTTTAGAAAAAAAGATCGTGCAGCACCCTCGATTTCCTGCGAGGCCTCCATTTCTCTCTCATCTTCATTTTGTAGCCTATGGATAAAATTCGTCCTTCGTCGCTGTGTCGCTTGACTATGAAAAAATGTTGTATTTTTATCCCCAAATTTCAGCCAATTTAATTTGGCCCTCTGCTCCCAGTAACGTTTATCTTTCTCAATCtcaaaatttaactaaatttttgtATCAATCAACTCAGCTAAATTTTTATCATCTCTTTCATCTTCAGCCAGCTCAGCTAATTTTTCCATTAGGACctatttttttttcctatttactTGAATCTTCCCAGCCCACCGTTTCAACCTTATCTTTAAGTTTTCCAGCTTTTGTAACAGATTCCTTGAAGTTTTCTCCCATAGAAACTTAACTTCATTAATGAAAGAATCCTCCAAAGCCCACCAAGCTTCGAATTTGAAAGTGCTGTTCCTCAACCATTATTCACTCATTCTTGTATTAATTAAAAGAGGGCAATGGTTTGAAATAGAGTGCACCAGATGTTGAACTTTCACCTCCGGAAACAAAGTGATCCATTCTACATTAGCAACACCTCTACCCAATCTTTCTTGAATATTCGTCTCCGGTAAATTACCTCTCTCCCAAGTGAAACAATTTCCAGAAAATCTCACATCATTCAGTTGACATTCTTCCAAAGTTCTTCGAAATAGTTCCATCATTCTTTCATCTCTACACAATCCTCCttttttctcaaaatcatacataatttcattaaagtcTCCACAAACCAACCAAGGGATATCCATATTAGAAAACAATCTTTTCAAAACAGCCTATGAATCGTTCCCATCTTGTGCGTAAGGTGATCCATAAAAAACTGTAAATCTCCAATTGATTCCTGATTCATTGTCTCCAATTACCACATCAATATGCcttttagaaaaattatgaagTGTAATATTCACATCAGTCCTCCAAGCTAAACACAACCCTCCTTGCGTACCATCTGAATCTATTTCAATACCATTCACAAAACCAAAAGTTCTACGAACTTACAAAGCtttgtctccataaagaagactaTTTGGGGATTATGTAGCTTCAGAAAATACCGAAGTCTACAAATCGTTCGTGGGCTTCCCAACCCGCGAACATTCCAACTTATAATTTTCATTGCACCCGATCAACTTCCTTTGTGGCAACCGCCAATGATAAAAGATTGAAATCAACTGTTCTTTTACTCCTTGCCATTGCATTTTCACTTTCCTCCTTTCctgttgaaattatttttaattttgaaatttatatttaaaatttatttgggtGAGAGGTGAGATTGACTCctatgatattaaaaataatagtcGCATTTAAATTAGTTATTGTAATTATCATATTGGATACAATAATGAAATTAATCAAAAATGAGAGAGGTGTTTGGATTCAATTATAAATATACAGCGAGGTGAATTCCTGGAACAAGAAGAAAAAACATTTGTAAATAATaaagtttttgaaattatttaaaatttgtaaagttACTCGCttatatttaataaatgaaaatttattaaaaataatcatataataaatatcattttattaggTTATcttgtaaaattaattttttgtatttattttaaatatttatgaattaaaaaattatttgatgaaatgagataataaaaaagaagttTAAATTTATAAGAAGTACGGATGATTTTGTTTACTTatctttttaaggataaaaaatacATCGGAGGGAAAATAGTCAGAGGAAAAAGAGGGTTTGATGCGTTTGAAATCTCAAATTCACTTCCTTAGGTGTTTTCTAAGATCAAACCAATTAGAGATAATTGGCGATCCACCAAAGGGAACATTAGAGTTAATAATTGGAGGGATTAAACCGGTAATAATGTGAATTTTTCTTTTAACAGAATAGTTACAAGGAGCGGCACCAAGGGGGCCTGCTTGCCCTGGTcccttttgataattttttttagttttagatgctcttaaatatgtaaatttataagttaatctatagtaaaattacattttgacagtcaataatgatgaaattatgatttaattcatataaaaactatatggataaattaatataatgataaaattgtactttagtctcacaaaaaattataatttaattttgactctaaaataattttacttaattataagtataattataaattcaaTTACAAATAATACACATTCAAATAGTTAACTATTGTAAGgattaattattaaaaagtacAATTGAATTTATAGctgaaacacattcaaatttaaacttgaatAGCTTTGGAAAAGACTCCCACATTATAAAACTTAAACTAGAATAAAATCTGGACAGAGATTAAATTGCTGATAATAAGAGGActtgatttaattaatttcttatatagGGATTAAATCGCATTTTCAATAAAGTAAGGGGACAAGAAATGAAGCCCACCTCATGCATATTATTTACgcagttaaaatttaaaatattctttaaCAAGAACAAATTCCCAGCGTCCCCAAAGCCAGGTTTTCATGTTCGATTTCGATCCAAACTCCAAAGCCATCCACCTTTCTTAAAAAACAGGGCAGCTCTCTTATTAAACATCAGAAAGAATAGAAGAAGACCTTTAAGTTCATGTGAAAATGGGGAAATTTTGAAGtgtttggaaaagaaaaaaaaaacagttatCTTTGTTGCTAGATCTTTGAAAAGCGGGGGTCGTTGGGTGGGAGTAGTTGAGTGTGATGGTAAGAAATGGTGCACGTGGTGCCGGCGGACCCTCAGGCGGTAGTAGCGGTGAAGAAGAAGGCGCAGTCTTCTCGAAGTTGGGTCCTTCTTGATAGCACGGGGGAGACTACCGTGCTTGACGTCGACAAATATGCTATCATGCATCGAGTAAACATTCATGCCCGAGATTTACGCATACTCGACCCTCTCTTGTCTTATCCTTCCACCATTCTCGGTCGTGATGGAGCTATTGTCTTAAATTTAGAGGTTCCATTTTGTAAActctttcttaaaaaaaaagattttaaagaacttttttaatctttttttgcttattttgtttTTGTGGTTTTGGATTTGCAGCATATCAAGGCAATTATTACTTCTGAGGAGGTTAGTGGGTTTTTCTCCGTTTTCCCAATTCAGtcgattttttcttttaaaagaaataagaaataaaaaattttaatttcggaGTTCTTCATGATATTTGGGATTTGGGAGATGAAGCTGAAGTTGCTTATGAGTAACGTGGTTTGATTGATTGCATTTGTTTGAGTTCTAGCTTTTGACTAAACatttttcttgtttgtttttgTAGATAATGTTAGATCTTGAATTTGTCTGTTTCATTTCTTGGATTCTATAGACTAGTGCCTGTTATTGGATTTAGTTCTTTAATCGGGGGAGTGGAGTTTGCCAATTTGGTTCTATAGTGAAAGGATTAGGAGCTGAAGTGGATATTAGAGATAAACAAAAGTAGTTCTGCCTTTTTTCTTGGATATAAACTTGCTTGGAACAATTTTCTGGGGTTCATAATATTTAGTGCTTTATAGGGAAATTAAAGTTGAAGAAGGACGAACTTTCATAATAATGCTTTATATGAACCCGAACAAACATCAATTATGGTTTATGAAACTCTATTTGAGTTCTTAAATTTGGAGTACTATGCCTTTTGGATGATATAATCTACTTGCCTGGCCAATTTGTACTGCTTTGGGTCTTCGTTGATCGAGTTTCCTGTTCAGTTTAGCTCATAAACtcaatgaaaataaatcatattgTACTTGAAATAGGTTTTGCTTCGAGATCCATCTGATGAAAATGTTGTCCCTGTTGTTGAAGAACTTAAGAGACGTTTGCCTCCAGTGAATGCCATTCAGCAAGGTCAGGACTACACTGGTGGACAAAATGATGTTGAGGGTGACGAAGATGGTATGTCTTCTTGTACATCAATAAGCTAGGTTGATTAACCGCGGAAACTCATTTGGCATATTAagcaatttcatccttaatataatgttttgattttagTTACTTTTTTGACATCTAAACCATCTGCTCCATGCCATGCAGAGTCTCCGTTTGAATTCCGAGCACTGGAGGTTGCTTTGGAATCTATTTGTAGTTTTCTAGCAGCACGTACACTAGAACTAGAGACTGCAGCTTATCCTGCTTTAGACGAGCTTACCTCCCAGGTAATTGTTATTTCACATTCACCTTTATAATTTTACAtatcttgaatatttttgttgtCTGCCTGCCTTTCCTTTGGGCCGTGTTCATGCTGTATTACAATTTGTGAAATACACTGTATGCAGATTAGTAGTCGTAATTTGGATAGAGTTCGTAAATTGAAGAGTGCAATGACCAGATTGACTGCTCGGGTACAAAAGGTAATAATGGGTACTTCATTCGTGttgatatgtgtatatgaaacttTTGTTATTTTATCATATGCAGTATTGTCTATATGGTAACTACAGGTATATCTAGTAATGCATTCTTTAGATTTTCAC includes these proteins:
- the LOC107897129 gene encoding magnesium transporter MRS2-2; the encoded protein is MVHVVPADPQAVVAVKKKAQSSRSWVLLDSTGETTVLDVDKYAIMHRVNIHARDLRILDPLLSYPSTILGRDGAIVLNLEHIKAIITSEEVLLRDPSDENVVPVVEELKRRLPPVNAIQQGQDYTGGQNDVEGDEDESPFEFRALEVALESICSFLAARTLELETAAYPALDELTSQISSRNLDRVRKLKSAMTRLTARVQKVRDELEQLLDDDDDMADLYLSRKLAGTSPVSGSGAANWYLASPTIGSKISRASRASIATARGDENDVEELEMLLEAYFMQIDGTLNKLTTLREYIDDTEDYINIQLDNHRNQLIQLELFLSSGTVCLSIYSLVAAIFGMNIPYTWDTNHGYMFKWVVIVSGIFCATLFILIMSYARLKGLVGS